The following coding sequences lie in one Pseudoalteromonas sp. Scap06 genomic window:
- a CDS encoding BNR-4 repeat-containing protein: MVKFEHNYMIFFLSTLISLVFFSFTHPCYSKEITNMGGGRNPWHPSHIIGNAGMYYDGVTYFVFQSGGSQNWLDPAIMSFSHKNNTISGPYKIGDNKLAKLNDMHGSPALTIDSGGYLHVVYGGHGFVNNGEMVHAISKRPKDPREWRYIKNIDPNTTYPNLNKINDGTIIYSYRSGGHRDSWLVSYSINQGETFENTEEVLSSGKIRFDEKYFLKENNLSFWKSINQSYYYDSWYASFFSGSNDSVHMLFRYHACANDFGTDYHNERRVNLYYARRDKDGHWYNISGKKLSLPISREYANRNNIIWKSEVIKGKGKLQGAVFSHLTTDISGNPYISLMSGTAQWRKELENKYVGIGNLEVGKFVFKMAPDIGVIKVLGKNTLELQSDDGKYITTSQGDEWSTGIRNISLPIKRLTEIKDSQSDARFLALEKKPSKDLENVKIYLLGENGFIFKN, from the coding sequence ATATGGGGGGCGGAAGAAACCCTTGGCACCCTAGCCATATCATAGGTAACGCAGGAATGTATTATGACGGTGTTACATACTTTGTATTTCAGTCAGGAGGATCTCAGAATTGGCTTGACCCTGCAATAATGTCTTTTTCACATAAAAATAACACAATAAGTGGACCTTATAAAATAGGAGATAATAAGTTAGCTAAACTAAATGATATGCATGGTTCTCCAGCATTAACAATAGATAGTGGGGGCTATCTCCATGTTGTATACGGTGGGCATGGCTTTGTAAATAATGGTGAGATGGTTCATGCAATTTCAAAACGTCCTAAAGATCCAAGAGAGTGGAGATATATAAAAAATATTGATCCAAACACAACCTATCCAAACCTAAATAAAATTAATGATGGGACAATTATTTATAGTTATCGTTCTGGAGGACATAGAGATTCTTGGTTAGTGTCATACTCAATAAACCAAGGAGAGACTTTCGAAAACACAGAAGAGGTACTGAGCTCAGGGAAAATAAGGTTTGATGAGAAATATTTTCTTAAGGAGAACAATCTATCTTTCTGGAAATCTATTAATCAATCATACTATTATGACAGTTGGTATGCTTCCTTTTTTTCTGGAAGTAACGACTCAGTCCACATGCTTTTTAGGTATCACGCTTGCGCGAATGATTTTGGTACAGATTATCATAATGAGAGAAGAGTTAATTTATATTATGCTCGGCGTGATAAAGATGGGCACTGGTATAATATTTCAGGAAAGAAGCTATCTTTACCCATAAGCAGAGAGTATGCAAATAGAAATAATATTATTTGGAAGTCTGAAGTTATTAAGGGTAAAGGTAAATTACAAGGCGCTGTATTTTCACATTTAACAACGGATATCTCAGGGAATCCTTATATTAGTTTAATGTCAGGTACTGCTCAGTGGAGAAAAGAATTAGAGAATAAATATGTTGGTATTGGTAACTTAGAGGTTGGGAAGTTTGTTTTTAAAATGGCACCAGACATAGGTGTGATTAAAGTACTAGGCAAGAACACTTTAGAGTTACAGTCAGATGATGGGAAATATATTACTACATCGCAAGGAGACGAATGGTCTACGGGTATAAGAAACATTAGCTTGCCCATTAAAAGGTTAACTGAAATCAAAGATTCTCAGTCTGATGCTCGCTTTTTGGCACTAGAAAAAAAACCTTCTAAAGACTTAGAAAACGTAAAAATTTACCTATTAGGTGAGAATGGATTTATTTTCAAAAATTAG